A single window of Granulicella sibirica DNA harbors:
- a CDS encoding SRPBCC family protein, giving the protein MRRVVYIGWLFGLLGLAGCGDSLQTLNGMAEAGRVHESAPIVAHVRISIAAPQERVWGFLVDAAGWPKWADQIDSITVDGPLVSGRRFTWKSGGMTIHSQVRMVVAGKALAWTGGALTGKAVHVWRLEANASGGTDVSEDESMEGLLMAQMYSSAKLIEADTAWLEALKKAAERVP; this is encoded by the coding sequence ATGCGCAGAGTTGTGTATATAGGCTGGCTGTTTGGCTTGCTCGGACTTGCCGGATGCGGGGATTCGCTGCAGACGTTGAATGGGATGGCGGAAGCGGGGCGAGTGCATGAAAGTGCGCCGATCGTGGCGCACGTACGGATCTCGATTGCGGCGCCCCAAGAGAGGGTTTGGGGGTTTCTGGTCGATGCCGCGGGGTGGCCGAAGTGGGCGGACCAGATTGATAGCATTACCGTCGATGGGCCGCTGGTGAGTGGACGGAGATTTACCTGGAAGAGCGGCGGGATGACGATCCACTCGCAGGTGCGGATGGTTGTAGCGGGGAAAGCTTTGGCCTGGACGGGGGGAGCGCTGACGGGGAAGGCTGTCCATGTATGGAGGCTCGAGGCGAATGCGAGTGGTGGGACGGATGTTTCGGAGGATGAGTCGATGGAGGGGCTGCTGATGGCGCAGATGTACTCCTCGGCGAAGCTGATCGAGGCGGATACCGCGTGGCTCGAGGCTTTGAAGAAGGCGGCGGAGCGGGTGCCGTAG
- a CDS encoding MBL fold metallo-hydrolase: MKITAVGKYGRMLTRLGFFNCFLVREEDGFTLIDANLKGSEEDTLRATGDVPIRRILLTHAHVDHVGSVDALMAKVPGLELLASERSIPILQSPPDLSLRRGEVGPIRGGTPGIVSKLTRTVAEGDRVGSLLAIDTPGHIHGHQAFLDERDGTLYAGDEFGYLGKVTVTGFTPWWIPLKAFSNRDQARETAKKLLAYPVQRVACGHGKVSEGGRELIQGAIDRAKG; encoded by the coding sequence ATGAAGATCACGGCAGTTGGGAAATACGGGAGAATGCTCACGCGGCTTGGGTTCTTCAACTGCTTTCTCGTGCGTGAGGAGGATGGCTTTACGCTGATCGACGCGAATCTGAAGGGATCGGAGGAGGACACTCTCAGGGCTACCGGGGATGTGCCGATCAGGCGTATTTTGCTGACGCATGCGCATGTGGATCATGTGGGAAGTGTCGATGCGCTGATGGCCAAGGTGCCGGGATTGGAGCTACTGGCGTCGGAGAGGTCGATTCCGATTCTGCAGTCCCCGCCTGATCTTTCGCTGAGACGGGGTGAAGTCGGGCCGATTCGTGGAGGTACGCCGGGGATCGTCAGCAAGCTGACGCGGACGGTTGCCGAGGGGGATCGCGTGGGTTCGTTGCTGGCGATCGATACACCGGGTCATATTCACGGGCACCAGGCGTTTCTCGATGAGCGGGACGGGACGCTCTATGCGGGGGATGAGTTTGGCTATCTGGGGAAGGTGACCGTCACGGGTTTTACGCCGTGGTGGATTCCGTTGAAGGCGTTTTCGAATCGCGATCAGGCGAGGGAGACGGCGAAGAAGCTGCTTGCGTATCCCGTCCAGCGCGTGGCTTGCGGGCATGGGAAGGTGTCAGAGGGCGGGCGAGAGCTGATCCAAGGGGCGATCGATCGGGCGAAGGGCTAA
- a CDS encoding aromatic ring-hydroxylating dioxygenase subunit alpha — MGRAETDAGFSGAAPAAEMIFGDWYPALRAEVLKPGKMTTSILLGIPLVLGRKKDGAIFAMRDLCPHRGIPLSAGWFDGETVMCKYHGWRFEPCGGQCQEIPSLTQIDTLDATKIYATSYPCVERDGYAWVYVPPAGAGRVDASRLPAVPELPKFGTRYRSAHLVADLPCNVDHGIIGLMDPAHGPFVHQAWWWRSRNSIHAKEKKFEPISEGFRMSPHAPSSNSAPYRLLGKPVTTIDFVLPNRRYETIRAVSAKGKESWFSSLTTVTPVTAATCRIDVYAAWDIFYHVPFVTSIATFFGARFVRQDQETMIEQAQGLRFNPGLMLIDDADKPAKWYFALKQARLTGSGAHPLSGPVTLHWRS, encoded by the coding sequence ATGGGTCGAGCGGAGACGGACGCGGGGTTCAGCGGGGCGGCGCCTGCGGCGGAGATGATCTTCGGAGACTGGTATCCGGCGCTGCGCGCCGAGGTTCTGAAGCCGGGCAAGATGACGACCTCGATCCTGCTGGGGATTCCGCTCGTGCTTGGGCGCAAGAAGGATGGGGCGATCTTCGCAATGCGGGACCTGTGTCCGCATCGGGGGATTCCGTTGTCGGCGGGGTGGTTCGATGGCGAGACGGTGATGTGCAAGTACCACGGATGGCGGTTCGAGCCGTGCGGGGGACAGTGCCAGGAGATTCCGTCGCTGACGCAGATCGATACGTTGGACGCGACGAAGATCTATGCGACGAGTTATCCCTGCGTGGAGAGGGATGGGTATGCGTGGGTGTATGTGCCTCCCGCGGGGGCAGGCCGCGTGGATGCTTCGCGGCTGCCGGCCGTGCCTGAGCTGCCGAAGTTCGGGACGCGGTATCGGTCGGCGCATCTGGTGGCGGATTTGCCGTGCAATGTGGATCACGGGATTATCGGGCTGATGGACCCAGCGCACGGACCGTTCGTGCATCAGGCGTGGTGGTGGCGGAGCCGGAACAGCATTCATGCGAAGGAGAAGAAGTTCGAGCCGATTTCCGAGGGGTTCCGGATGTCTCCGCATGCGCCCTCGAGTAACTCGGCGCCGTACCGGCTGCTGGGGAAGCCGGTGACAACGATCGACTTTGTGCTGCCGAATCGGCGGTATGAAACGATTCGAGCGGTCTCGGCAAAGGGTAAGGAGAGCTGGTTTTCGAGTTTGACGACAGTGACTCCGGTTACGGCGGCGACCTGCCGGATCGATGTGTATGCGGCTTGGGACATCTTCTACCATGTGCCGTTTGTGACTTCGATCGCTACATTCTTTGGCGCGCGGTTTGTGAGGCAGGACCAGGAGACGATGATCGAGCAGGCGCAGGGTCTGCGGTTCAATCCGGGGCTGATGCTGATCGACGATGCGGACAAACCGGCGAAGTGGTATTTCGCGTTGAAGCAGGCACGGTTGACGGGGAGCGGGGCGCATCCGTTGTCGGGTCCGGTGACGTTGCACTGGAGAAGTTAG
- a CDS encoding ArnT family glycosyltransferase encodes MATTQTARNRLILIALWVAFYASFTLFLPPLLDDADSVHAEVAREMLLRHDWVTLYANGIRYLEKAPILYWSMALSFRLFGVSTASARFPISLTVLALALFLERFARLAFQSTRAGLYAGLMLLSSFGIFIFTRITIPDADVCLWLTLALLAFWTNEQPATEPGAPVKMGAPPSAASSPKVGWTTKNAFVSRTACYLFATVCALNVLTKGLIGIVFPIGIVAVYLLITRGIRGATRRINQLHPWTSILVFLAIAAPWHILIGLANPTQGHPAPIAYSGGHWQVPLPTNGNVHGWFWFYFMNEHLLRYLNLRVPRDYDTVPLALFWGLLFIWLMPWSAYLYQALKSAGGKLWKEPGGSPPALAEIARSTNLLLLLWAAIPLLFFSLSTRQEYYVLPAIPALILLLAGWLAEDSESKTSKAPTRIALVMFILGTAASAAIVFFLFHTAKPSPDTDLATLLKQNPGDYALSFGHFLDLNAQAMGMFRLPLALTALCLFFGGFASWHFRRNSKPHAANVSLAAATFVFLLAAHSGLQIFSPVLSSQKLAQVLVPQLQAEDLIILHGEYESGSTLGFYLHRNDLHILEGRSSNLWYGSFFPDAPKIFETRESVTRRWSGPQRVFLWQDPSDPDRPVLTLPGSTYLIVRSGGKEILSNQPNR; translated from the coding sequence ATGGCTACAACCCAGACCGCCCGCAACCGCCTCATCCTCATCGCCCTCTGGGTCGCCTTCTACGCCAGCTTCACCCTTTTTCTCCCACCCCTCCTCGACGACGCGGACTCTGTCCACGCCGAGGTCGCCCGCGAGATGCTGCTCCGCCACGACTGGGTCACCCTCTACGCCAACGGCATCCGTTACCTCGAAAAGGCTCCCATCCTCTACTGGTCGATGGCCCTGAGCTTCAGGCTCTTCGGAGTCTCTACTGCCTCTGCTCGCTTCCCGATCTCCCTCACCGTCCTCGCCCTGGCGCTCTTCCTCGAACGCTTCGCCCGCCTAGCCTTTCAGAGCACCCGCGCCGGTCTCTACGCCGGCCTGATGCTTCTCTCAAGCTTCGGCATCTTCATCTTCACCCGCATCACCATCCCCGACGCCGACGTCTGCCTCTGGCTCACCCTCGCCCTCTTAGCCTTCTGGACCAACGAACAACCAGCTACGGAACCAGGTGCCCCAGTAAAGATGGGTGCCCCACCTTCGGCGGCCTCATCGCCTAAGGTGGGTTGGACCACCAAAAACGCCTTCGTAAGCCGCACTGCCTGCTATCTCTTCGCCACCGTCTGTGCCCTCAACGTCCTCACCAAGGGCCTCATCGGCATCGTCTTCCCCATCGGAATCGTAGCCGTCTACCTCCTCATCACCCGAGGCATAAGAGGCGCAACAAGACGCATCAACCAACTCCACCCCTGGACCAGCATCCTCGTCTTCCTCGCCATCGCCGCCCCCTGGCACATCCTGATAGGCCTCGCCAATCCCACCCAGGGTCACCCCGCCCCCATCGCCTACTCCGGCGGGCACTGGCAGGTCCCGCTCCCCACCAACGGCAACGTCCACGGCTGGTTCTGGTTCTACTTCATGAACGAGCACCTCCTTCGCTACCTCAACCTCCGTGTCCCCCGCGACTACGACACCGTCCCCCTCGCCCTCTTCTGGGGCCTCCTCTTTATCTGGCTCATGCCGTGGAGCGCCTACCTCTACCAGGCCCTCAAAAGCGCTGGTGGAAAGTTGTGGAAGGAGCCGGGCGGCTCTCCCCCGGCACTGGCAGAAATCGCCAGGTCGACCAACCTACTCCTGCTGCTCTGGGCCGCCATCCCTCTCCTCTTTTTCTCCCTCTCCACTCGTCAGGAGTACTACGTCCTACCCGCGATTCCAGCCCTTATCCTCCTCCTTGCCGGCTGGCTCGCCGAAGACTCCGAGTCAAAAACCAGCAAGGCCCCCACCCGCATAGCCCTCGTGATGTTTATCCTGGGGACAGCAGCCTCCGCCGCAATCGTATTCTTCCTCTTCCACACCGCCAAACCCTCGCCCGACACCGACCTTGCCACCCTCCTCAAGCAGAACCCCGGCGACTACGCCCTCTCCTTCGGCCATTTCCTCGATTTGAACGCCCAGGCCATGGGCATGTTTCGCCTCCCCCTCGCCCTCACTGCCCTATGCCTCTTTTTCGGTGGATTCGCCAGCTGGCACTTCCGCCGCAACAGCAAACCCCACGCCGCAAACGTGTCCCTCGCTGCCGCCACCTTCGTCTTCCTCTTAGCCGCCCATTCAGGCCTCCAGATCTTCTCTCCCGTCCTTAGTTCGCAGAAGCTCGCCCAAGTCCTCGTGCCTCAACTCCAAGCCGAAGACCTCATCATCCTGCACGGCGAGTACGAGTCCGGATCCACCCTCGGCTTTTATCTCCACCGCAACGACCTCCACATCCTCGAAGGCCGCTCCTCGAATCTCTGGTATGGAAGCTTCTTCCCCGACGCCCCAAAGATCTTCGAAACTCGCGAGTCCGTGACGCGGAGGTGGTCCGGTCCCCAACGTGTTTTCCTGTGGCAGGACCCCTCCGACCCCGACCGCCCGGTCCTTACTCTCCCCGGGTCGACGTACCTGATTGTGCGCTCTGGAGGCAAAGAGATCCTCTCCAACCAACCGAATCGGTAA
- a CDS encoding DUF1003 domain-containing protein, whose translation MPCKAEELRHIPLFALLDDEELAVLATQVEVRNFAARQRIYKAGEPGARAYILMSGSVHVTAIDEDQQEVIIDNPGQGDFFGFASMLDNTAHQTSAMTLSDTTLLEVDRHDIEVLILKKPLAGMDMLTVLARQFHAAQKLVIDRAHRNPNDVIDDSFTFGERIADAVARFGGSWTFIITFGIVLAVYTAVNVILRGKAWDPYPFILLNLFLSMLASIQAPVIMMSQNRQDQKDRVRGELDYEVNRRAESEIQNLSRKLNLLADKVSDVDELLREHPRP comes from the coding sequence ATGCCCTGTAAAGCCGAAGAACTCCGTCACATCCCCCTCTTCGCCCTGCTCGACGACGAGGAGTTAGCCGTCCTCGCCACCCAGGTCGAAGTCCGTAATTTCGCCGCCCGCCAGCGCATCTACAAGGCTGGCGAGCCCGGCGCCCGCGCCTATATCCTCATGTCCGGCTCGGTCCATGTCACCGCCATTGACGAAGACCAGCAGGAGGTGATCATCGACAATCCCGGCCAGGGCGACTTCTTCGGGTTCGCCTCCATGCTCGATAACACCGCCCATCAGACCAGCGCCATGACCCTCTCCGATACCACCCTCCTCGAGGTCGACCGGCACGATATCGAGGTCCTCATCCTCAAGAAGCCTCTCGCCGGCATGGATATGCTCACCGTCCTGGCCCGACAGTTCCACGCTGCTCAGAAGCTCGTCATCGACCGCGCCCACCGCAACCCCAACGACGTCATCGACGACAGCTTCACCTTCGGTGAGAGAATCGCCGACGCCGTCGCCCGCTTCGGTGGCTCCTGGACCTTCATCATCACCTTCGGCATCGTCCTCGCCGTCTACACCGCGGTCAACGTCATCCTGCGCGGCAAAGCATGGGATCCCTATCCATTCATCCTGCTCAATCTCTTCCTCTCCATGCTTGCCAGCATCCAGGCACCGGTCATCATGATGAGTCAGAACCGCCAGGACCAGAAGGACCGCGTCCGTGGCGAGCTCGACTACGAGGTCAACCGCCGCGCCGAGTCGGAGATCCAGAATCTCTCCCGCAAGCTCAACCTGCTCGCCGACAAAGTCAGTGACGTCGACGAACTCCTCCGCGAGCACCCTCGACCCTAA